One Anolis carolinensis isolate JA03-04 unplaced genomic scaffold, rAnoCar3.1.pri scaffold_13, whole genome shotgun sequence genomic window, gagaatacttctagaacatgaccatacagcccggaaaacatacaactctaTCTAGATGATGTTTTACTAATCGGTAATCAGTTTTGTTCTAAAGATAGTCAAATAACCAATAGAGAATGGAGATACTTGTTATTAACCATAAGCCAAATGACATAaacatggagcctctggtggcctaggggataaaagccttgtgacttgaaggttgggttgctgacctgaagactgccaggtccGAATCCCACCGGggggagcgcggatgagctccctctctcagctccagctccatgcggggacatgtgagaagcctcccacaaggatggtaaaacatcaaaacatccgggcatctcctaggcaacgtccttgcagatggcctattctctcactccagaaacaactccggttgctcctgacacgaaaaaaaatatctAGGTGATGTTTTACTAATCGGTAATCAGTTTTTGTTCTAGATTATAAAGATAGTCAAATAACCAATAGAGAATGGAGATACTTGTTATTAACCATgagccaaatgcaatgtcataaacTACTCAAATGTTGTATTTCATCATTGTACTGTCACTTGActctagccaatggtttgttgaccgaaataaagatGACTTCCATCTCCCACagttcataacagctggtaagctggttggatttctgggagtttaagtccaaaacacctggaagcccaaaggttggaaacctaGTTTTAGAAGAATGACTTGGACAAGCCTCCGTTGAAGAGATCTTTCCAAGAAATCCCTAGTTGCCATAGTTAGAGAGACATGTGAATAACAATGACTACCATATGTTGTGAGAGAGAAGGGATGGAGAAAATGGATTTCTTCTCTCCTGGAAAGGAACCATCTCCAGGATGAGtatcttttctttttgcaaatgTTTAGGTCACAGCACTGAGAAGGCCTTCCACCCGTTGCCCCTTCCCCTTTTCCGTCCCCCTCGACCCTTGAATAACGAAAGCAACTCTGGATTTTGTTTCTCTTACAgaatgtgtcttttttttttctcagtgCACTTGGAATTGACCAGAACTGAAGTCACAAACATTCATTGAAAGCAAGAAACACCCCACCTGTCCACAGTGAACAACGGATCaagccccctccccaaccccaaaaaaaccccttcaaagaaacaaaaaaaaacttcaaaccAAGCCCAGcggtaggtttttttttctctttttttctaaaaTCCATGATTAAAACCTGGTACAAACAGgtgaatatatagatatatttcttTTAGTAGAtgtaatatttttttcctttctctttctctctctctctcattatacAGCAAACGTTTGCAAATATAGAATTTCTCTTCTCTCTGTACAATAGGACGGCATCCGCTTTACAATGCGAGATTGCGGCGGACCCTTTCCgccaaagaaacaaagaaacaaacaaaaaacaaaccctcATCAAAATTGCACAAATGGGGCTTCAGGCAATTAATAGTCTAAACTGGAAGACTCCATTTGCAAAAGGCCCAAaggatatatttttttattattatttttaaatccttctgctaactttttttttctcctggtttacctcttgtttttttgtttagttttttttttcctttttggttactgaaaggaagaagaagaagaagacaaaacTGTACATAGAGTCCACAAGAACACAGAAGAAGGAGCCATGCGATGTGTTGGTGGTTACTTCATACTCCTTTGGTTTTCTGCCTGGCTCTCCCACACTTTTGATTTCTCTCccgttctttcctttcttttcttccttccttttttattcaattttctgtgttgttttttttttaaaaaaaagaaaccaaaactCTTCCCACTGCCCACACCTGTAGTTTTCCAGCATTTGGGGGAGAGGGTTCCTTCCCCTGCTCTTCAAATTTGGTGTCGATTCACAACTGTAAGACCATTATTTCCATACCTCTTCTCCTTTtttgctcccttccttccttctttccttgcacACCCTCCCCCATCTCTCTGATACATTAAATAGAATAACTGTAGATTCTCGTAAGTTATTTCTTCGTTTTCCTTTCCAAAGAGAAGTCTGGGTTAAAAAGaatagctgctgctgctgatttTTGTTGACGGTGTCTTTCGTTTGGTCCAAGGTGAAGTCACGAATAGGCCGAGGACTCAGGACTTGTGCTGGGCAGACACCCCTTTCCAGTAGTCTAAGATGTCGTGGAGATCCTCGTCTTTGGCAAACTGGACCTTTTTGCGCAGGGCGTGGCCGGCGGCCATGTACTCCTCCTCGTCTTTGTGCCGCTTGCGGTTCAGTTTAAAGCGCTCCCAGATGCTGTGGGAGGGTTTGCAGGTGTACTCGGGGCTGGAGCTGTAGCTCAGGTTGTGGTACTGGGGAGAAAGCTGCGAGTAGGCCAAGTCTCTGGGGCGGGGGCGGGTCAAGGGCTCCAGAATGGAAGGCTTGCGCCCGCCCATCCCGCTCTCGTGCTGCTCCGCCTGGTGGGACCCTGGATACGAGTGCCGGTGCTCGCTGTACTGCCGGATCTTCTCGGCCTCGGCCCGTAAGATCGCGGCTGCCGGCGTCACAGTGAGGATGGTATCAGCGGTCGGAGACGTCTTCTCGATATATTTGGCTTCTGATTTGTGGCCGGAGCCCTCGGAGCGGAAGGATCTGGGGCTGCGGACGGAGCCGCTGGAAGAAGTGCTGGAACGCTTGGGGGGCCCCTCCATGCTGTGGTGCCGCTGGAGCGGATGGTTGTAGCTCTCCTTGTAGACAGGAGTGAGGAAGCTGTGTTTGCTGGGGATCTGTTCGGATAAGAGCACCAGCTGGGGTTCGGCGGTAGACACCGCCCCCGACTTCACCCCCTGGAAAGACGTGGATTCCGACTTCAAGGCATCGATGCAGTTGTTGATGATCTGGTTCACCTTGTCCACCTCTTTGGTGATGGTGGAGATCTCCGCCACAGAGCTTTGGCTGTCCGGCGGCATGGGGAGCTCACAGTCCCTCCGTTCGGGCTGCTCGCCTGTTCGTACTTCCATGTAGTTGCCCTTGGTAGCTTTGGGGGTCTCGCTGCTGTCGATCAGCTTGTACTGCTCAACCTCTCCCACAGACGGGAGGTAAGGGATGCGGGTCATGGTCTCCCCACCCAACATCTGGCCTTGGGACAGCTGAGAGATGCTGGTGCTCTCCATCTCCGGCCCGTATTTCAGCTCAATGATGGTTTTCTTCATGTTGATGGCGGCTTGCTTGTGCTTCTCTTCCTGGTGGCGCTTCTTCCGGAGGCAATAGTACACCACGCCCAGGACGATCACCATGCCAAACATGCAGCCCAGAATGGTCATGATGTAGTGAGTGGCAGTGGACGGGCTGGGTATTGGCTCTTCCCTGTTTTGCTTGTTGAGGTTGAGGGTGAGGCAAGTGTAGTTGTACCGCCCAATTCGGTTGGAGGATGTCACGCAGTAGGTGTAGTCTTCGTTGGGGCCCAGGTCGGTCAGCTcgatttcttctttcttcttcaagAGCTTGGCCAGGATGTTGTACCGTCCGTTCTCAAACTGGGCCAGTGTGTACATCTTACTGTAAGgagctgggatctgcacgctcaGCACAGCTGAGTTGTGAGTCACATGCTTGACTTTCATGGTCGGATACAAACCCGGGTCGATCACAGGTGTGTGGAGCGAGATTTGTGGCGTGGTGCCGTCGCCAGAGAAGCACTCTTCCTCAGGGCACGGGCTCTCCGGAAGAGCAGTGGTCACTGGGTTCTTGGGTAGGATGACAAAAGGCGGCATGGTGTAGGGGCCACCGGTGCAGAGAGAGGAGAGCATGCCCAGGGCGTTGCGATACCCGCTCCGCCCTTGGCCCAAAAGGTAGTAGCCGGAGTAGTCCGGCGGGGAGTCACACTGCATGCGGTCATAGGTACGGGTCATGTTGGTGAAGCCCTCAAGCCACTGAAGGAAGCCCAGGAGCTCGCAGGAGCAATAGAAAGGGTTGCTGTAGAGTTCACAGACCGAGAGCTTGGTCAAGCCCCTGAAGGTGT contains:
- the elfn1 gene encoding protein ELFN1; protein product: MAGHRWAVTSALCTCMAAMSLLYVGKVQADCWLIEGEKGFVWLAICSQNQPPYESIPQQINSTILDLRLNDNKIKSVQFSSLSRFSNLTYLNLTKNEISYIEDGAFSGQYNLQVLQLGYNRLRNLTEGILRGLGKLEYLYLQANLIETVTPNAFGECPNIVNIDLSMNRIQRLDSNTFRGLTKLSVCELYSNPFYCSCELLGFLQWLEGFTNMTRTYDRMQCDSPPDYSGYYLLGQGRSGYRNALGMLSSLCTGGPYTMPPFVILPKNPVTTALPESPCPEEECFSGDGTTPQISLHTPVIDPGLYPTMKVKHVTHNSAVLSVQIPAPYSKMYTLAQFENGRYNILAKLLKKKEEIELTDLGPNEDYTYCVTSSNRIGRYNYTCLTLNLNKQNREEPIPSPSTATHYIMTILGCMFGMVIVLGVVYYCLRKKRHQEEKHKQAAINMKKTIIELKYGPEMESTSISQLSQGQMLGGETMTRIPYLPSVGEVEQYKLIDSSETPKATKGNYMEVRTGEQPERRDCELPMPPDSQSSVAEISTITKEVDKVNQIINNCIDALKSESTSFQGVKSGAVSTAEPQLVLLSEQIPSKHSFLTPVYKESYNHPLQRHHSMEGPPKRSSTSSSGSVRSPRSFRSEGSGHKSEAKYIEKTSPTADTILTVTPAAAILRAEAEKIRQYSEHRHSYPGSHQAEQHESGMGGRKPSILEPLTRPRPRDLAYSQLSPQYHNLSYSSSPEYTCKPSHSIWERFKLNRKRHKDEEEYMAAGHALRKKVQFAKDEDLHDILDYWKGVSAQHKS